GGGAAGGGTGGCCGTCATGCGCTATCGGCTGACGTTCGTGGTCGGGCTGGCCGTGGGCTACGTACTGGGCACACGGGCCGGACGCGAGCGTTACGAGCAGCTGAAGAAGTCGGCACGGCGGGTGGCGCAGAACCCCGCGGTGCGCAACACCGCCGAATCCGCCGCCCAGCAGGGCCGGGAATTCGCCGGCAAGGCCTACGGCGCGGTGAGCGACAAGGTGGGTGACCGCATGCCGGACTCGGTGAG
The DNA window shown above is from Streptomyces sp. NBC_00670 and carries:
- a CDS encoding YtxH domain-containing protein, which translates into the protein MRYRLTFVVGLAVGYVLGTRAGRERYEQLKKSARRVAQNPAVRNTAESAAQQGREFAGKAYGAVSDKVGDRMPDSVSRRVQSLRDRSTAGSGRDDWGTSTT